Proteins from one Bos taurus isolate L1 Dominette 01449 registration number 42190680 breed Hereford chromosome 7, ARS-UCD2.0, whole genome shotgun sequence genomic window:
- the RANBP3 gene encoding ran-binding protein 3 isoform X5, translated as MPQTLPSDQVPASALEACEPRTHPAGKACHCSARLCVSEGERTKDSDREDGNYCPPVKRERTSSLTQFPPSQSVSKNNVFMPSTFCEPSAGNSDSEPEEKSSGFRLKPPTLIHGQAPSAGLPSQKPKEQQRSVLRPAVLQAPQPKALSQTVPSSGTNGVSIPADCTGAATSALPDNPAQRSPSDETPALEEKSQRNESSNASEEENCEKKEQGAQQAFVFGQNLRDRVKLINENTEVADMENAGHPSSETPAATNYFLQYISSSLENATNSADAASSKFVFGQNMSERVLSPPKLNELSSDANRENTAAESGSESSSQEATPEKANHIAESLAESAAAYTKATARKCLLEKVEVITGEEAESNVLQIQCKLFVFDKTSQSWVERGRGLLRLNDMASTDDGTLQSRLVMRTQGSLRLILNTKLWAQMQMDKASEKSIRITAMDTEDQGVKVFLISASSKDTGQLYAALHHRILALRSRVEQEQEAKAPAPEPGTAPSNEDDSDDDDVLTPSGAPTGGAGDEGDGQTAGST; from the exons ATGCCCCAGACCCTGCCCTCCGACCAGGTCCCTGCGAGCGCTCTCGAGGCCTGCGAACCGCGCACCCATCCTGCCGG aaaAGCCTGCCATTGCTCCGCCCGTCTTTGTGTTTCAGAAGGAGAAAGGACAAAAG ATTCTGACCGAGAAGATGGAAATTACTGCCCTCCCGTCAAGCGAGAAAGAACCTCCTCTTTAACGCAGTTCCCGCCATCGCAGTCAG TATCCAAAAACAATGTTTTTATGCCATCCACCTTCTGCGAGCCATCTGCAGGCAATTCTGACTCAGAACCAG AGGAAAAGAGCAGTGGGTTCCGGTTGAAGCCGCCGACGCTGATCCACGGCCAGGCCCCCAGTGCAG GTCTGCCGAGCCAAAAGCCCAAGGAGCAGCAGCGCAGCGTGCTTCGCCCAGCGGTATTGCAGGCCCCGCAGCCAAAGGCGCTCTCACAGACAG TCCCGAGTAGCGGCACCAACGGGGTCAGCATCCCAGCAGACTGCACGGGGGCAGCAACATCAGCCTTACCTGACAACCCAGCCCAGAGAAGTCCATCTGATGAGACGCCAGCACTTGAG GAGAAGTCCCAGAGAAATGAGTCTAGCAATGCTTCCGAGGAGGAGAACTGTGAGAAGAAAGAGCAGGGGGCCCAGCAGGCATTCGTGTTTGGGCAGAACTTGAGGGACAGAGTGAAG TTGATCAATGAGAACACTGAAGTGGCAGACATGGAGAACGCCGGACACCCCAGTTCAGAGACGCCAGCTGCGACCAACTACTTCCTTCAGTACATCAGCTCCAG TTTGGAGAACGCAACCAACAGTGCCGATGCCGCCAGCAGCAAATTCGTGTTTGGCCAGAACATGAGTGAGCGCGTGCTG AGCCCGCCCAAGTTAAATGAACTCAGCTCAGATGCCAACAGAGAAAACACAGCGGCAGAGTCCGGATCTGAGTCCTCGTCCCAGGAAGCCACTCCTGAGAAAG CTAATCACATTGCAGAGTCCCTGGCCGAGTCGGCAGCCGCCTACACCAAGGCGACGGCGCGGAAGTGCCTGCTAGAGAAGGTGGAGGTCATCACCGGGGAGGAGGCCGAGAGCAACGTGCTGCAG ATCCAATGTAAGCTGTTTGTCTTTGACAAGACCTCGCAGTCGTGGGTGGAGAGAGGCCGAGGGCTGCTCAGACTTAACGACATGGCATCAACTGACGACGGGACGTTGCAGTCCCGACTAG TGATGCGGACCCAGGGCAGCCTGCGACTGATCCTCAACACCAAGCTGTGGGCCCAGATGCAGATGGACAAGGCCAGCGAGAAGAGCATCCGAATCACGGCCATGGACACTGAGGACCAGGGCGTGAAGGTCTTCCTGATCTCG gcCAGCTCCAAGGACACAGGCCAGCTGTACGCGGCCCTGCACCACCGCATCCTGGCCCTGCGTAGTCGCGTGGAGCAGGAGCAGGAGGCCAAGGCACCGGCCCCTGAACCTGGGACCGCCCCATCCAACGAGGACGACAGTGATGACGACGATGTGCTGACCCCGTCGGGGGCCCCCACAGGCG GCGCCGGCGATGAAGGCGATGGGCAGACAGCCGGGAGCACATAG
- the RANBP3 gene encoding ran-binding protein 3 isoform X8, whose protein sequence is MADLANEEKPAIAPPVFVFQKEKGQKRSAGGSSPEGGEDSDREDGNYCPPVKRERTSSLTQFPPSQSEEKSSGFRLKPPTLIHGQAPSAGLPSQKPKEQQRSVLRPAVLQAPQPKALSQTVPSSGTNGVSIPADCTGAATSALPDNPAQRSPSDETPALEEKSQRNESSNASEEENCEKKEQGAQQAFVFGQNLRDRVKLINENTEVADMENAGHPSSETPAATNYFLQYISSSLENATNSADAASSKFVFGQNMSERVLSPPKLNELSSDANRENTAAESGSESSSQEATPEKANHIAESLAESAAAYTKATARKCLLEKVEVITGEEAESNVLQIQCKLFVFDKTSQSWVERGRGLLRLNDMASTDDGTLQSRLVMRTQGSLRLILNTKLWAQMQMDKASEKSIRITAMDTEDQGVKVFLISASSKDTGQLYAALHHRILALRSRVEQEQEAKAPAPEPGTAPSNEDDSDDDDVLTPSGAPTGGAGDEGDGQTAGST, encoded by the exons aaaAGCCTGCCATTGCTCCGCCCGTCTTTGTGTTTCAGAAGGAGAAAGGACAAAAG AGGTCAGCCGGCGGCTCCAGCCCCGAAGGTGGAGAAG ATTCTGACCGAGAAGATGGAAATTACTGCCCTCCCGTCAAGCGAGAAAGAACCTCCTCTTTAACGCAGTTCCCGCCATCGCAGTCAG AGGAAAAGAGCAGTGGGTTCCGGTTGAAGCCGCCGACGCTGATCCACGGCCAGGCCCCCAGTGCAG GTCTGCCGAGCCAAAAGCCCAAGGAGCAGCAGCGCAGCGTGCTTCGCCCAGCGGTATTGCAGGCCCCGCAGCCAAAGGCGCTCTCACAGACAG TCCCGAGTAGCGGCACCAACGGGGTCAGCATCCCAGCAGACTGCACGGGGGCAGCAACATCAGCCTTACCTGACAACCCAGCCCAGAGAAGTCCATCTGATGAGACGCCAGCACTTGAG GAGAAGTCCCAGAGAAATGAGTCTAGCAATGCTTCCGAGGAGGAGAACTGTGAGAAGAAAGAGCAGGGGGCCCAGCAGGCATTCGTGTTTGGGCAGAACTTGAGGGACAGAGTGAAG TTGATCAATGAGAACACTGAAGTGGCAGACATGGAGAACGCCGGACACCCCAGTTCAGAGACGCCAGCTGCGACCAACTACTTCCTTCAGTACATCAGCTCCAG TTTGGAGAACGCAACCAACAGTGCCGATGCCGCCAGCAGCAAATTCGTGTTTGGCCAGAACATGAGTGAGCGCGTGCTG AGCCCGCCCAAGTTAAATGAACTCAGCTCAGATGCCAACAGAGAAAACACAGCGGCAGAGTCCGGATCTGAGTCCTCGTCCCAGGAAGCCACTCCTGAGAAAG CTAATCACATTGCAGAGTCCCTGGCCGAGTCGGCAGCCGCCTACACCAAGGCGACGGCGCGGAAGTGCCTGCTAGAGAAGGTGGAGGTCATCACCGGGGAGGAGGCCGAGAGCAACGTGCTGCAG ATCCAATGTAAGCTGTTTGTCTTTGACAAGACCTCGCAGTCGTGGGTGGAGAGAGGCCGAGGGCTGCTCAGACTTAACGACATGGCATCAACTGACGACGGGACGTTGCAGTCCCGACTAG TGATGCGGACCCAGGGCAGCCTGCGACTGATCCTCAACACCAAGCTGTGGGCCCAGATGCAGATGGACAAGGCCAGCGAGAAGAGCATCCGAATCACGGCCATGGACACTGAGGACCAGGGCGTGAAGGTCTTCCTGATCTCG gcCAGCTCCAAGGACACAGGCCAGCTGTACGCGGCCCTGCACCACCGCATCCTGGCCCTGCGTAGTCGCGTGGAGCAGGAGCAGGAGGCCAAGGCACCGGCCCCTGAACCTGGGACCGCCCCATCCAACGAGGACGACAGTGATGACGACGATGTGCTGACCCCGTCGGGGGCCCCCACAGGCG GCGCCGGCGATGAAGGCGATGGGCAGACAGCCGGGAGCACATAG
- the RANBP3 gene encoding ran-binding protein 3 isoform X9 — translation MADLANEEKPAIAPPVFVFQKEKGQKRSAGGSSPEGGEDSDREDGNYCPPVKRERTSSLTQFPPSQSEEKSSGFRLKPPTLIHGQAPSAGLPSQKPKEQQRSVLRPAVLQAPQPKALSQTVPSSGTNGVSIPADCTGAATSALPDNPAQRSPSDETPALEEKSQRNESSNASEEENCEKKEQGAQQAFVFGQNLRDRVKLINENTEVADMENAGHPSSETPAATNYFLQYISSSLENATNSADAASSKFVFGQNMSERVLSPPKLNELSSDANRENTAAESGSESSSQEATPEKESLAESAAAYTKATARKCLLEKVEVITGEEAESNVLQIQCKLFVFDKTSQSWVERGRGLLRLNDMASTDDGTLQSRLVMRTQGSLRLILNTKLWAQMQMDKASEKSIRITAMDTEDQGVKVFLISASSKDTGQLYAALHHRILALRSRVEQEQEAKAPAPEPGTAPSNEDDSDDDDVLTPSGAPTGGAGDEGDGQTAGST, via the exons aaaAGCCTGCCATTGCTCCGCCCGTCTTTGTGTTTCAGAAGGAGAAAGGACAAAAG AGGTCAGCCGGCGGCTCCAGCCCCGAAGGTGGAGAAG ATTCTGACCGAGAAGATGGAAATTACTGCCCTCCCGTCAAGCGAGAAAGAACCTCCTCTTTAACGCAGTTCCCGCCATCGCAGTCAG AGGAAAAGAGCAGTGGGTTCCGGTTGAAGCCGCCGACGCTGATCCACGGCCAGGCCCCCAGTGCAG GTCTGCCGAGCCAAAAGCCCAAGGAGCAGCAGCGCAGCGTGCTTCGCCCAGCGGTATTGCAGGCCCCGCAGCCAAAGGCGCTCTCACAGACAG TCCCGAGTAGCGGCACCAACGGGGTCAGCATCCCAGCAGACTGCACGGGGGCAGCAACATCAGCCTTACCTGACAACCCAGCCCAGAGAAGTCCATCTGATGAGACGCCAGCACTTGAG GAGAAGTCCCAGAGAAATGAGTCTAGCAATGCTTCCGAGGAGGAGAACTGTGAGAAGAAAGAGCAGGGGGCCCAGCAGGCATTCGTGTTTGGGCAGAACTTGAGGGACAGAGTGAAG TTGATCAATGAGAACACTGAAGTGGCAGACATGGAGAACGCCGGACACCCCAGTTCAGAGACGCCAGCTGCGACCAACTACTTCCTTCAGTACATCAGCTCCAG TTTGGAGAACGCAACCAACAGTGCCGATGCCGCCAGCAGCAAATTCGTGTTTGGCCAGAACATGAGTGAGCGCGTGCTG AGCCCGCCCAAGTTAAATGAACTCAGCTCAGATGCCAACAGAGAAAACACAGCGGCAGAGTCCGGATCTGAGTCCTCGTCCCAGGAAGCCACTCCTGAGAAAG AGTCCCTGGCCGAGTCGGCAGCCGCCTACACCAAGGCGACGGCGCGGAAGTGCCTGCTAGAGAAGGTGGAGGTCATCACCGGGGAGGAGGCCGAGAGCAACGTGCTGCAG ATCCAATGTAAGCTGTTTGTCTTTGACAAGACCTCGCAGTCGTGGGTGGAGAGAGGCCGAGGGCTGCTCAGACTTAACGACATGGCATCAACTGACGACGGGACGTTGCAGTCCCGACTAG TGATGCGGACCCAGGGCAGCCTGCGACTGATCCTCAACACCAAGCTGTGGGCCCAGATGCAGATGGACAAGGCCAGCGAGAAGAGCATCCGAATCACGGCCATGGACACTGAGGACCAGGGCGTGAAGGTCTTCCTGATCTCG gcCAGCTCCAAGGACACAGGCCAGCTGTACGCGGCCCTGCACCACCGCATCCTGGCCCTGCGTAGTCGCGTGGAGCAGGAGCAGGAGGCCAAGGCACCGGCCCCTGAACCTGGGACCGCCCCATCCAACGAGGACGACAGTGATGACGACGATGTGCTGACCCCGTCGGGGGCCCCCACAGGCG GCGCCGGCGATGAAGGCGATGGGCAGACAGCCGGGAGCACATAG
- the RANBP3 gene encoding ran-binding protein 3 isoform X2 has protein sequence MADLANEEKPAIAPPVFVFQKEKGQKSSAEQKDLSDSGEEPRGEAEAPHHGTGHPESAGEHALELPAPASALARAPEAQLLPFPRELAGRSAGGSSPEGGEDSDREDGNYCPPVKRERTSSLTQFPPSQSVSKNNVFMPSTFCEPSAGNSDSEPEEKSSGFRLKPPTLIHGQAPSAGLPSQKPKEQQRSVLRPAVLQAPQPKALSQTVPSSGTNGVSIPADCTGAATSALPDNPAQRSPSDETPALEEKSQRNESSNASEEENCEKKEQGAQQAFVFGQNLRDRVKLINENTEVADMENAGHPSSETPAATNYFLQYISSSLENATNSADAASSKFVFGQNMSERVLSPPKLNELSSDANRENTAAESGSESSSQEATPEKESLAESAAAYTKATARKCLLEKVEVITGEEAESNVLQIQCKLFVFDKTSQSWVERGRGLLRLNDMASTDDGTLQSRLVMRTQGSLRLILNTKLWAQMQMDKASEKSIRITAMDTEDQGVKVFLISASSKDTGQLYAALHHRILALRSRVEQEQEAKAPAPEPGTAPSNEDDSDDDDVLTPSGAPTGGAGDEGDGQTAGST, from the exons aaaAGCCTGCCATTGCTCCGCCCGTCTTTGTGTTTCAGAAGGAGAAAGGACAAAAG TCCTCTGCAGAGCAAAAAGACTTGTCGGATTCGGGAGAGGAGCCTCGGGGGGAGGCTGAGGCCCCCCACCATGGCACGGGTCACCCCGAGTCAGCTGGTGAGCATGCCCTAGAGCTTCCTGCCCCCGCTAGCGCTTTGGCCCGCGCTCCCGAAGCCCAGCTTCTTCCTTTTCCACGAGAACTGGCAGGG AGGTCAGCCGGCGGCTCCAGCCCCGAAGGTGGAGAAG ATTCTGACCGAGAAGATGGAAATTACTGCCCTCCCGTCAAGCGAGAAAGAACCTCCTCTTTAACGCAGTTCCCGCCATCGCAGTCAG TATCCAAAAACAATGTTTTTATGCCATCCACCTTCTGCGAGCCATCTGCAGGCAATTCTGACTCAGAACCAG AGGAAAAGAGCAGTGGGTTCCGGTTGAAGCCGCCGACGCTGATCCACGGCCAGGCCCCCAGTGCAG GTCTGCCGAGCCAAAAGCCCAAGGAGCAGCAGCGCAGCGTGCTTCGCCCAGCGGTATTGCAGGCCCCGCAGCCAAAGGCGCTCTCACAGACAG TCCCGAGTAGCGGCACCAACGGGGTCAGCATCCCAGCAGACTGCACGGGGGCAGCAACATCAGCCTTACCTGACAACCCAGCCCAGAGAAGTCCATCTGATGAGACGCCAGCACTTGAG GAGAAGTCCCAGAGAAATGAGTCTAGCAATGCTTCCGAGGAGGAGAACTGTGAGAAGAAAGAGCAGGGGGCCCAGCAGGCATTCGTGTTTGGGCAGAACTTGAGGGACAGAGTGAAG TTGATCAATGAGAACACTGAAGTGGCAGACATGGAGAACGCCGGACACCCCAGTTCAGAGACGCCAGCTGCGACCAACTACTTCCTTCAGTACATCAGCTCCAG TTTGGAGAACGCAACCAACAGTGCCGATGCCGCCAGCAGCAAATTCGTGTTTGGCCAGAACATGAGTGAGCGCGTGCTG AGCCCGCCCAAGTTAAATGAACTCAGCTCAGATGCCAACAGAGAAAACACAGCGGCAGAGTCCGGATCTGAGTCCTCGTCCCAGGAAGCCACTCCTGAGAAAG AGTCCCTGGCCGAGTCGGCAGCCGCCTACACCAAGGCGACGGCGCGGAAGTGCCTGCTAGAGAAGGTGGAGGTCATCACCGGGGAGGAGGCCGAGAGCAACGTGCTGCAG ATCCAATGTAAGCTGTTTGTCTTTGACAAGACCTCGCAGTCGTGGGTGGAGAGAGGCCGAGGGCTGCTCAGACTTAACGACATGGCATCAACTGACGACGGGACGTTGCAGTCCCGACTAG TGATGCGGACCCAGGGCAGCCTGCGACTGATCCTCAACACCAAGCTGTGGGCCCAGATGCAGATGGACAAGGCCAGCGAGAAGAGCATCCGAATCACGGCCATGGACACTGAGGACCAGGGCGTGAAGGTCTTCCTGATCTCG gcCAGCTCCAAGGACACAGGCCAGCTGTACGCGGCCCTGCACCACCGCATCCTGGCCCTGCGTAGTCGCGTGGAGCAGGAGCAGGAGGCCAAGGCACCGGCCCCTGAACCTGGGACCGCCCCATCCAACGAGGACGACAGTGATGACGACGATGTGCTGACCCCGTCGGGGGCCCCCACAGGCG GCGCCGGCGATGAAGGCGATGGGCAGACAGCCGGGAGCACATAG
- the RANBP3 gene encoding ran-binding protein 3 isoform X1, with amino-acid sequence MADLANEEKPAIAPPVFVFQKEKGQKSSAEQKDLSDSGEEPRGEAEAPHHGTGHPESAGEHALELPAPASALARAPEAQLLPFPRELAGRSAGGSSPEGGEDSDREDGNYCPPVKRERTSSLTQFPPSQSVSKNNVFMPSTFCEPSAGNSDSEPEEKSSGFRLKPPTLIHGQAPSAGLPSQKPKEQQRSVLRPAVLQAPQPKALSQTVPSSGTNGVSIPADCTGAATSALPDNPAQRSPSDETPALEEKSQRNESSNASEEENCEKKEQGAQQAFVFGQNLRDRVKLINENTEVADMENAGHPSSETPAATNYFLQYISSSLENATNSADAASSKFVFGQNMSERVLSPPKLNELSSDANRENTAAESGSESSSQEATPEKANHIAESLAESAAAYTKATARKCLLEKVEVITGEEAESNVLQIQCKLFVFDKTSQSWVERGRGLLRLNDMASTDDGTLQSRLVMRTQGSLRLILNTKLWAQMQMDKASEKSIRITAMDTEDQGVKVFLISASSKDTGQLYAALHHRILALRSRVEQEQEAKAPAPEPGTAPSNEDDSDDDDVLTPSGAPTGGAGDEGDGQTAGST; translated from the exons aaaAGCCTGCCATTGCTCCGCCCGTCTTTGTGTTTCAGAAGGAGAAAGGACAAAAG TCCTCTGCAGAGCAAAAAGACTTGTCGGATTCGGGAGAGGAGCCTCGGGGGGAGGCTGAGGCCCCCCACCATGGCACGGGTCACCCCGAGTCAGCTGGTGAGCATGCCCTAGAGCTTCCTGCCCCCGCTAGCGCTTTGGCCCGCGCTCCCGAAGCCCAGCTTCTTCCTTTTCCACGAGAACTGGCAGGG AGGTCAGCCGGCGGCTCCAGCCCCGAAGGTGGAGAAG ATTCTGACCGAGAAGATGGAAATTACTGCCCTCCCGTCAAGCGAGAAAGAACCTCCTCTTTAACGCAGTTCCCGCCATCGCAGTCAG TATCCAAAAACAATGTTTTTATGCCATCCACCTTCTGCGAGCCATCTGCAGGCAATTCTGACTCAGAACCAG AGGAAAAGAGCAGTGGGTTCCGGTTGAAGCCGCCGACGCTGATCCACGGCCAGGCCCCCAGTGCAG GTCTGCCGAGCCAAAAGCCCAAGGAGCAGCAGCGCAGCGTGCTTCGCCCAGCGGTATTGCAGGCCCCGCAGCCAAAGGCGCTCTCACAGACAG TCCCGAGTAGCGGCACCAACGGGGTCAGCATCCCAGCAGACTGCACGGGGGCAGCAACATCAGCCTTACCTGACAACCCAGCCCAGAGAAGTCCATCTGATGAGACGCCAGCACTTGAG GAGAAGTCCCAGAGAAATGAGTCTAGCAATGCTTCCGAGGAGGAGAACTGTGAGAAGAAAGAGCAGGGGGCCCAGCAGGCATTCGTGTTTGGGCAGAACTTGAGGGACAGAGTGAAG TTGATCAATGAGAACACTGAAGTGGCAGACATGGAGAACGCCGGACACCCCAGTTCAGAGACGCCAGCTGCGACCAACTACTTCCTTCAGTACATCAGCTCCAG TTTGGAGAACGCAACCAACAGTGCCGATGCCGCCAGCAGCAAATTCGTGTTTGGCCAGAACATGAGTGAGCGCGTGCTG AGCCCGCCCAAGTTAAATGAACTCAGCTCAGATGCCAACAGAGAAAACACAGCGGCAGAGTCCGGATCTGAGTCCTCGTCCCAGGAAGCCACTCCTGAGAAAG CTAATCACATTGCAGAGTCCCTGGCCGAGTCGGCAGCCGCCTACACCAAGGCGACGGCGCGGAAGTGCCTGCTAGAGAAGGTGGAGGTCATCACCGGGGAGGAGGCCGAGAGCAACGTGCTGCAG ATCCAATGTAAGCTGTTTGTCTTTGACAAGACCTCGCAGTCGTGGGTGGAGAGAGGCCGAGGGCTGCTCAGACTTAACGACATGGCATCAACTGACGACGGGACGTTGCAGTCCCGACTAG TGATGCGGACCCAGGGCAGCCTGCGACTGATCCTCAACACCAAGCTGTGGGCCCAGATGCAGATGGACAAGGCCAGCGAGAAGAGCATCCGAATCACGGCCATGGACACTGAGGACCAGGGCGTGAAGGTCTTCCTGATCTCG gcCAGCTCCAAGGACACAGGCCAGCTGTACGCGGCCCTGCACCACCGCATCCTGGCCCTGCGTAGTCGCGTGGAGCAGGAGCAGGAGGCCAAGGCACCGGCCCCTGAACCTGGGACCGCCCCATCCAACGAGGACGACAGTGATGACGACGATGTGCTGACCCCGTCGGGGGCCCCCACAGGCG GCGCCGGCGATGAAGGCGATGGGCAGACAGCCGGGAGCACATAG
- the RANBP3 gene encoding ran-binding protein 3, translating to MADLANEEKPAIAPPVFVFQKEKGQKRSAGGSSPEGGEDSDREDGNYCPPVKRERTSSLTQFPPSQSVSKNNVFMPSTFCEPSAGNSDSEPEEKSSGFRLKPPTLIHGQAPSAGLPSQKPKEQQRSVLRPAVLQAPQPKALSQTVPSSGTNGVSIPADCTGAATSALPDNPAQRSPSDETPALEEKSQRNESSNASEEENCEKKEQGAQQAFVFGQNLRDRVKLINENTEVADMENAGHPSSETPAATNYFLQYISSSLENATNSADAASSKFVFGQNMSERVLSPPKLNELSSDANRENTAAESGSESSSQEATPEKESLAESAAAYTKATARKCLLEKVEVITGEEAESNVLQIQCKLFVFDKTSQSWVERGRGLLRLNDMASTDDGTLQSRLVMRTQGSLRLILNTKLWAQMQMDKASEKSIRITAMDTEDQGVKVFLISASSKDTGQLYAALHHRILALRSRVEQEQEAKAPAPEPGTAPSNEDDSDDDDVLTPSGAPTGGAGDEGDGQTAGST from the exons aaaAGCCTGCCATTGCTCCGCCCGTCTTTGTGTTTCAGAAGGAGAAAGGACAAAAG AGGTCAGCCGGCGGCTCCAGCCCCGAAGGTGGAGAAG ATTCTGACCGAGAAGATGGAAATTACTGCCCTCCCGTCAAGCGAGAAAGAACCTCCTCTTTAACGCAGTTCCCGCCATCGCAGTCAG TATCCAAAAACAATGTTTTTATGCCATCCACCTTCTGCGAGCCATCTGCAGGCAATTCTGACTCAGAACCAG AGGAAAAGAGCAGTGGGTTCCGGTTGAAGCCGCCGACGCTGATCCACGGCCAGGCCCCCAGTGCAG GTCTGCCGAGCCAAAAGCCCAAGGAGCAGCAGCGCAGCGTGCTTCGCCCAGCGGTATTGCAGGCCCCGCAGCCAAAGGCGCTCTCACAGACAG TCCCGAGTAGCGGCACCAACGGGGTCAGCATCCCAGCAGACTGCACGGGGGCAGCAACATCAGCCTTACCTGACAACCCAGCCCAGAGAAGTCCATCTGATGAGACGCCAGCACTTGAG GAGAAGTCCCAGAGAAATGAGTCTAGCAATGCTTCCGAGGAGGAGAACTGTGAGAAGAAAGAGCAGGGGGCCCAGCAGGCATTCGTGTTTGGGCAGAACTTGAGGGACAGAGTGAAG TTGATCAATGAGAACACTGAAGTGGCAGACATGGAGAACGCCGGACACCCCAGTTCAGAGACGCCAGCTGCGACCAACTACTTCCTTCAGTACATCAGCTCCAG TTTGGAGAACGCAACCAACAGTGCCGATGCCGCCAGCAGCAAATTCGTGTTTGGCCAGAACATGAGTGAGCGCGTGCTG AGCCCGCCCAAGTTAAATGAACTCAGCTCAGATGCCAACAGAGAAAACACAGCGGCAGAGTCCGGATCTGAGTCCTCGTCCCAGGAAGCCACTCCTGAGAAAG AGTCCCTGGCCGAGTCGGCAGCCGCCTACACCAAGGCGACGGCGCGGAAGTGCCTGCTAGAGAAGGTGGAGGTCATCACCGGGGAGGAGGCCGAGAGCAACGTGCTGCAG ATCCAATGTAAGCTGTTTGTCTTTGACAAGACCTCGCAGTCGTGGGTGGAGAGAGGCCGAGGGCTGCTCAGACTTAACGACATGGCATCAACTGACGACGGGACGTTGCAGTCCCGACTAG TGATGCGGACCCAGGGCAGCCTGCGACTGATCCTCAACACCAAGCTGTGGGCCCAGATGCAGATGGACAAGGCCAGCGAGAAGAGCATCCGAATCACGGCCATGGACACTGAGGACCAGGGCGTGAAGGTCTTCCTGATCTCG gcCAGCTCCAAGGACACAGGCCAGCTGTACGCGGCCCTGCACCACCGCATCCTGGCCCTGCGTAGTCGCGTGGAGCAGGAGCAGGAGGCCAAGGCACCGGCCCCTGAACCTGGGACCGCCCCATCCAACGAGGACGACAGTGATGACGACGATGTGCTGACCCCGTCGGGGGCCCCCACAGGCG GCGCCGGCGATGAAGGCGATGGGCAGACAGCCGGGAGCACATAG